In Thermoplasmata archaeon, the following are encoded in one genomic region:
- a CDS encoding CBS domain-containing protein: MVQVAKDIMDPSVLTVDVDADALACARSMVERHKGYAVLVRAGAIAGIVTEWDFLAKIVAPGLDAAQTPVRAIMTASVDSCAPETPTDEVIATMAERGIRRMVVRAGDRVLGVITSRNVLQMFREYVDRLSSEIASYQSQASPLG, encoded by the coding sequence ATGGTGCAGGTCGCCAAGGACATCATGGACCCGTCGGTGCTCACGGTCGACGTCGACGCCGACGCGCTGGCGTGCGCGCGTTCGATGGTCGAGCGCCACAAGGGCTACGCCGTGCTCGTGCGCGCCGGCGCGATCGCCGGGATCGTCACCGAGTGGGACTTCCTCGCGAAGATCGTCGCCCCGGGGCTCGATGCCGCGCAGACGCCCGTCCGCGCGATCATGACCGCGTCGGTCGACTCCTGCGCACCGGAGACCCCCACCGACGAGGTGATCGCCACGATGGCCGAGCGCGGCATCCGCCGGATGGTCGTGCGGGCCGGGGACCGGGTGCTCGGGGTCATCACCTCGCGCAATGTCCTCCAGATGTTCCGCGAGTACGTGGACCGGCTCTCCAGCGAGATCGCGTCGTATCAGTCGCAGGCCTCTCCGCTCGGCTGA
- a CDS encoding ATPase domain-containing protein translates to MSGSESARPRVPTGIGGLDEMLGGGFPKGHVVLVTGLPGTGKTCFGLQFLLAGARAGEKGVFLSLEEDIPQLLETARQFRWPVDAAVDAGTLKVVRLDPRETRQSLHRVQGELGEELAKLGAQRLVVDSVSLLNMLSDDEPNRRATLFALAGACRKAGATAVLTAEADPRHPEVSRDGLSEYVSDGVLVLGYSSGADGHRIGLSLRILKMRRTAHARTVQPYAIGPGGIAVDAKAVDFGAP, encoded by the coding sequence ATGAGCGGGTCTGAGTCGGCGCGTCCGCGGGTGCCGACCGGCATCGGCGGGCTGGACGAGATGCTCGGCGGAGGGTTCCCCAAGGGCCACGTGGTGCTGGTCACCGGACTCCCCGGCACGGGCAAGACCTGCTTTGGCCTGCAGTTCCTCCTGGCCGGCGCGCGGGCCGGGGAGAAGGGCGTCTTTCTCTCCCTCGAAGAGGATATCCCGCAGCTGCTCGAAACCGCACGGCAGTTCCGCTGGCCGGTGGACGCCGCGGTCGACGCGGGGACCCTCAAGGTCGTCCGGCTCGACCCGCGCGAGACGCGCCAGAGCCTCCACCGCGTGCAGGGGGAGCTCGGCGAGGAGCTCGCGAAGCTCGGCGCGCAACGGCTGGTCGTCGACTCGGTCTCGCTGCTCAACATGCTGAGCGACGACGAGCCGAACCGACGCGCGACGCTCTTCGCGCTCGCCGGTGCCTGCCGCAAGGCCGGTGCGACCGCGGTCCTCACGGCGGAGGCGGACCCGCGTCACCCCGAGGTGAGCCGGGACGGGCTCAGTGAGTACGTCTCGGACGGCGTCCTCGTCCTCGGCTACAGCAGCGGCGCCGACGGCCACCGCATCGGCCTGTCGCTGCGGATCCTCAAGATGCGCCGGACGGCGCATGCGCGCACGGTGCAGCCCTACGCGATCGGCCCGGGGGGGATCGCCGTTGACGCGAAGGCGGTCGACTTCGGCGCCCCGTAG
- a CDS encoding DUF4931 domain-containing protein — MSELRRDPFTGRWTIIAEGRGARPNEHSAPAPVQIDDLDCPFCEGHEARTPPELAALRPTGSRPDGPGWSIRVIPNKFPTVDLSPARPLSRAPFQRAAARGVHEVVIESPRHAPGMPYLDAAARRSLFRMYRERLRLLESRSDIAGAVLFENWGPESGGTLWHPHAQLVATEQRPRRLEEEAARFGPGSSGGGDDCPLEATTRAERTEARRVIVEDEHFTTVAPFGSEHPYEMRIVPRVHRPSLAQATEAEVDALAERLPALLRALDAVVPGASFNWCAHGLPERLGAPFHWHIEVVPRLVRPDGFELAGELPVNPVSPETAAERLAASLASTAGSGAHKS; from the coding sequence ATGTCGGAGCTGCGACGGGACCCGTTCACGGGTCGCTGGACGATCATCGCCGAGGGCCGTGGCGCCCGACCCAACGAGCACTCGGCCCCGGCCCCCGTCCAGATCGACGATCTGGACTGCCCGTTCTGTGAGGGGCACGAGGCCCGGACTCCGCCCGAGCTCGCTGCCCTGCGACCGACAGGCTCCCGGCCCGACGGGCCCGGCTGGTCCATCCGAGTGATCCCGAACAAGTTTCCGACGGTCGACCTGAGCCCCGCGCGCCCTCTGAGCCGGGCGCCGTTTCAGCGGGCTGCCGCTCGCGGGGTCCACGAAGTGGTGATCGAGAGCCCCCGCCACGCGCCGGGGATGCCGTACCTGGATGCCGCGGCGCGTCGGTCGCTCTTCCGGATGTACCGCGAGCGCCTGCGCCTGCTCGAGTCGCGCTCGGACATCGCCGGCGCGGTCCTGTTCGAGAACTGGGGGCCGGAGTCCGGCGGGACGCTCTGGCACCCGCACGCCCAGCTGGTGGCGACCGAGCAGCGCCCGCGGCGGCTCGAGGAGGAGGCGGCCCGGTTCGGCCCGGGCTCCTCGGGAGGCGGGGACGACTGCCCCCTGGAGGCGACCACGCGCGCGGAGCGGACCGAGGCTCGCCGCGTGATCGTCGAAGACGAGCACTTCACCACGGTCGCTCCCTTCGGCTCGGAGCACCCCTACGAGATGCGCATCGTCCCGCGGGTCCACCGGCCGTCGTTGGCCCAGGCGACCGAGGCGGAGGTCGACGCGCTCGCCGAGCGGTTGCCCGCGCTCCTGCGCGCGCTCGACGCGGTCGTGCCGGGAGCCTCGTTCAACTGGTGCGCGCACGGCCTGCCCGAGCGCCTCGGCGCGCCGTTCCACTGGCACATCGAGGTGGTCCCCCGGCTGGTCCGGCCGGACGGCTTCGAGCTCGCCGGGGAGCTGCCGGTGAACCCGGTCTCCCCCGAGACGGCGGCAGAACGGCTCGCCGCGAGCCTGGCGTCGACCGCCGGATCGGGCGCGCACAAATCCTAA
- a CDS encoding transcription initiation factor IIB family protein, with product MCGSAHRIQDPVRAETHCAECGLVFDSNALVATAPPTPEIGGTEGSGRGIGPFVAPGNSKRALGSTLSIARDGQGRRLDWHRRYEFQHLKRVMQRQTARTPDGPADRSPARNEIGLASERLGLPPVVRAEAEQIYRESRRQGLFRGRSLPASVGAAVYTACRRFSVPRTLGEVAEAVSAKRSEVGRTFKVIQRGIGLIVPSVGTKAFLQRYAEELALSPRVRSAVESMLDETRDDPELSGLSPHGLVAALIYLAADQNTEHRSRAEVARVSAVTEVTLRSTSRLLEKVWGARGTARPNDDPASG from the coding sequence ATGTGCGGCAGCGCTCACCGGATCCAGGACCCCGTCCGGGCCGAGACCCACTGCGCGGAGTGCGGCCTGGTCTTCGACTCGAACGCGCTGGTGGCCACTGCCCCCCCCACCCCCGAGATCGGGGGCACGGAGGGGAGCGGACGCGGCATCGGTCCGTTCGTGGCCCCTGGGAACTCCAAGCGCGCGCTCGGCTCCACGCTGTCGATCGCACGGGACGGCCAGGGCCGTCGCCTCGACTGGCACCGACGCTACGAGTTCCAGCACCTCAAGCGCGTCATGCAGCGACAGACCGCCCGCACGCCGGACGGGCCCGCGGATCGCTCTCCCGCGCGCAACGAGATCGGGCTTGCGTCCGAACGGCTCGGGCTTCCGCCGGTCGTCCGAGCCGAAGCCGAGCAGATCTACCGCGAGTCCCGCCGCCAGGGCCTCTTCCGGGGCCGCAGTCTGCCCGCGAGCGTCGGCGCTGCGGTGTACACGGCGTGCCGCCGATTCTCCGTTCCCCGGACCCTCGGCGAGGTCGCGGAGGCGGTGAGCGCGAAGCGCTCGGAGGTCGGACGGACGTTCAAGGTCATCCAGCGGGGCATCGGCCTGATCGTCCCGTCGGTCGGAACGAAGGCGTTCCTGCAGCGCTATGCCGAGGAGCTCGCGCTCTCGCCGCGGGTCCGCTCGGCGGTCGAGTCGATGCTGGACGAGACCCGGGACGATCCCGAGCTCTCGGGCCTGTCGCCCCACGGGCTCGTCGCCGCGCTGATCTATCTGGCGGCCGACCAGAACACCGAGCACCGCTCCCGCGCCGAGGTCGCTCGTGTCAGCGCGGTGACCGAGGTCACCCTGCGTTCCACGAGCCGCCTGCTCGAAAAGGTCTGGGGCGCGCGCGGGACGGCGCGGCCGAACGACGACCCGGCTAGCGGGTGA
- a CDS encoding transcriptional regulator — MAIEDEVSANAVKVYKAMKEMGTISEEKMGTAERITQSVRLPKTMVLNALQELQGKGFARRKVREKAAGYYLTR; from the coding sequence ATGGCGATCGAGGACGAGGTCTCCGCCAACGCGGTCAAGGTCTACAAGGCGATGAAGGAGATGGGGACGATCTCGGAAGAGAAGATGGGCACCGCCGAGCGGATCACCCAGAGCGTGCGCCTGCCCAAGACCATGGTCCTGAACGCGCTCCAGGAGCTGCAGGGGAAGGGCTTCGCCCGGCGGAAGGTCCGGGAGAAGGCAGCGGGTTACTACCTCACCCGCTAG
- a CDS encoding DNA polymerase IV, protein MHWTLYVDLDAYYVACESRDRPELLGQPVIVGPSPAAAPTRGVVLSASYEARAFGVHSAQPVAQAARLCPNAIWVPADFAKYGRVAEEVRTLLRRFSPEVLPLSIDEAAVRLDVADAETARCLALTIQRALADELHLPASIGVATSRVVAKIASDRAKPGGIQVVRAGEEARYLAPLPVRAIPGVGPKTEARLRAAGVTTIGELASRRPSELRSSAGGFARDLVLLARGEATDPTEVDSGPRSRSTDRTFARDATTWSELADALRPLAVDLASSLESEGLRYATVGVAFRWADFQRSQRSRSLGAAHEGPEPLVAASLRLGRELWASEQARRGRSVRTVSVRTEHLSERTQRQASLDHFAPANERSPGADPGARAQ, encoded by the coding sequence ATGCACTGGACACTGTACGTCGACCTCGATGCCTACTACGTCGCCTGCGAGAGCCGGGACCGGCCCGAGCTCCTCGGTCAACCGGTGATCGTCGGGCCGTCCCCGGCCGCCGCGCCGACGCGGGGGGTCGTCCTCTCGGCGAGCTACGAAGCGCGGGCCTTCGGCGTCCACAGCGCCCAGCCCGTGGCGCAAGCGGCCCGGCTCTGCCCGAACGCGATCTGGGTACCGGCCGACTTCGCCAAGTACGGCCGCGTCGCCGAGGAGGTCCGGACGCTCCTCCGACGCTTCTCGCCCGAGGTGCTGCCGCTGAGCATCGACGAGGCGGCCGTCCGCCTCGACGTGGCAGATGCCGAGACGGCCCGCTGCCTCGCGCTGACGATCCAGCGGGCCCTCGCCGACGAGCTCCACCTGCCAGCCTCGATCGGCGTCGCGACGAGCCGTGTGGTCGCCAAGATCGCCAGCGATCGCGCGAAACCGGGCGGGATCCAGGTGGTGCGGGCGGGCGAGGAGGCGCGCTACCTCGCCCCGCTGCCGGTCCGCGCTATCCCCGGCGTCGGGCCGAAGACCGAGGCCCGCCTGCGAGCGGCCGGAGTGACGACGATCGGCGAGCTAGCGTCCCGGCGCCCCTCCGAGCTGCGATCGAGCGCCGGCGGCTTCGCACGCGACCTCGTATTGCTCGCCCGGGGCGAGGCGACCGATCCCACGGAGGTGGATTCCGGGCCGCGGTCGCGCTCCACCGACCGCACGTTCGCTCGGGACGCCACGACCTGGAGCGAGCTCGCCGACGCCCTGCGGCCGCTCGCGGTCGACCTCGCATCAAGCCTCGAGAGCGAAGGGCTTCGCTACGCGACGGTCGGGGTCGCGTTCCGCTGGGCGGATTTCCAGCGATCCCAGCGCAGCCGGTCCCTCGGCGCCGCCCACGAGGGTCCCGAGCCGCTCGTCGCGGCATCGCTGCGCCTCGGACGGGAGCTGTGGGCGTCGGAGCAGGCCCGGAGGGGCCGCTCGGTCCGCACCGTCTCGGTGCGAACCGAGCACCTGTCGGAGCGAACGCAGCGCCAAGCGTCGCTCGACCACTTCGCGCCCGCGAACGAACGGTCGCCCGGGGCCGATCCCGGGGCGCGGGCTCAATAG
- the truD gene encoding tRNA pseudouridine(13) synthase TruD, which produces MSAALARAVAEGAWRPPEREERLGLGFYATDTPGVVGALKASAEAFRVTEISSHPLPDPEGSYVVLTLASRDWEQHELAEAVARRLHLAPGSVHWSGTKDRRAVSQRLFSYRGPPPETDFGLRDVELRGWYRARDGLVLGHHYGNAFDIVVSELARGTEAALESFRRTERSLREGPGFPNFFGPQRFGEVRPVTHEVGRWIVRGDLARAVDVYLAERPVEGEPGPGDAARVAFAEHHDPARALREFPATYRFEHRLLEHLARGHSPERALRALSRDLRTLFVHAYQSWIFNRWLSDRRAGGLPLDGPVEGDRILRIGRDGTIRGNDSVPVEADNRAECAELVRRGGARVGGPIVGFDSPPSVGEAGRLLERILAEEGIERAQFAVRAAPELASRGTYRPIVVPAPPMGLAGEEGAVRFRFALPKGAYATVLLREYLKDGARRTSSAAGAG; this is translated from the coding sequence ATGTCGGCCGCGCTCGCGCGCGCTGTGGCGGAGGGCGCCTGGCGGCCCCCCGAGCGGGAAGAACGGCTCGGTCTCGGCTTCTACGCTACCGACACTCCCGGCGTCGTCGGGGCGCTGAAGGCGTCGGCCGAGGCGTTCCGGGTCACGGAGATCTCGAGCCATCCGCTGCCGGACCCCGAGGGCAGCTACGTCGTCCTCACGCTCGCCAGCCGGGACTGGGAGCAACACGAGCTCGCGGAGGCGGTGGCCCGCCGCCTCCACCTCGCGCCGGGCTCGGTCCACTGGTCCGGCACGAAGGACCGGCGCGCGGTCTCCCAGCGGCTGTTCTCCTATCGAGGCCCACCCCCCGAGACCGATTTCGGGCTGCGCGATGTCGAGCTCCGGGGCTGGTACCGGGCACGCGACGGCCTCGTGCTCGGGCACCACTACGGGAACGCGTTCGACATCGTCGTCTCCGAGCTCGCTCGGGGGACCGAGGCGGCCCTCGAGTCGTTTCGGCGCACCGAACGGAGCCTGCGGGAGGGCCCGGGATTCCCGAACTTTTTCGGGCCCCAGCGCTTTGGAGAGGTGCGGCCGGTCACCCACGAGGTCGGGCGCTGGATCGTTCGGGGAGATCTGGCGCGCGCGGTCGACGTCTATCTGGCGGAGCGCCCGGTGGAGGGCGAGCCCGGCCCGGGCGACGCGGCCCGCGTGGCGTTCGCCGAGCACCACGATCCGGCCCGTGCGCTCCGAGAGTTCCCGGCGACCTACCGGTTCGAGCATCGCCTGCTCGAGCACCTCGCGCGGGGGCATTCCCCCGAGCGCGCCCTGCGCGCGCTCTCGCGGGATCTGCGGACGCTCTTCGTGCATGCCTATCAGTCGTGGATCTTCAATCGGTGGCTCTCTGACCGCCGGGCCGGCGGCCTGCCGCTCGACGGACCCGTCGAGGGCGACCGGATCCTCCGGATCGGCCGCGATGGCACGATCCGGGGAAACGATTCCGTGCCCGTCGAGGCGGATAACCGGGCCGAGTGCGCCGAACTCGTCCGCCGGGGGGGCGCGCGGGTCGGTGGCCCGATCGTCGGCTTCGACTCGCCGCCATCCGTGGGGGAGGCGGGTCGCCTGCTCGAACGGATCCTCGCGGAGGAGGGGATCGAGCGCGCGCAGTTCGCGGTCCGGGCGGCGCCCGAGCTCGCCAGTCGGGGGACGTACCGACCGATCGTCGTGCCGGCGCCGCCGATGGGACTCGCGGGAGAGGAGGGGGCGGTGCGGTTCCGCTTCGCCCTGCCGAAGGGCGCCTACGCGACCGTGCTGCTGCGCGAGTACCTCAAGGACGGGGCGCGCCGGACGTCGTCGGCCGCGGGTGCAGGATAG
- a CDS encoding YkgJ family cysteine cluster protein, with the protein MMSLATCTIARGRSPTLIRSARRRSRSPTSRELPELPIDTALLRGFRFDCRPDCGLCCYASPRIEARERPQLLAIAPEAEFRGSPADGFLAARPLGGACQFLRELRCAVHSARPSACREFPITVHVGLRLQATVVLGCPGLDLTGLLAYRTSQSRDEPVGLAEELAAARARAAWARPDRLRVGARDHRRIVRTLVRDGRWTDEQEVRARLRGRLPWPEAGNFPVPEPPPADEGLEGLPLFFDGRPGPVAIAAALGGWELLELRAAGGIERSLGVIPAPDRPPPLHATGRELLEAYLRYWLERDALFGTALLAAAQAGDGSVEEWVAEDLRAIGALVLARADVRARGRRGDPGPLTADDIADGIRASDLELLDRPTWGDRL; encoded by the coding sequence ATGATGTCCTTGGCGACCTGCACCATCGCACGCGGGAGGTCCCCGACATTAATACGGTCGGCGCGTCGGCGGTCGAGGAGCCCTACGTCGCGCGAGCTACCGGAGCTGCCGATCGATACCGCGCTGCTGCGCGGCTTCCGCTTCGACTGCCGGCCCGATTGCGGTCTCTGCTGTTACGCGAGCCCTCGCATCGAAGCGCGGGAGCGTCCTCAGCTCCTGGCGATCGCGCCGGAGGCCGAGTTCCGGGGCAGCCCCGCGGATGGGTTCCTCGCCGCGCGCCCGCTCGGCGGTGCGTGCCAGTTCCTTCGGGAGCTCCGGTGCGCGGTTCATTCCGCACGGCCGAGCGCGTGCCGCGAGTTCCCGATCACCGTGCACGTGGGGCTCCGCTTGCAAGCGACGGTGGTCCTCGGCTGTCCCGGTCTGGACCTCACGGGCTTGCTGGCGTATCGGACGTCGCAGTCGCGCGACGAGCCGGTCGGGCTCGCGGAAGAGCTCGCGGCCGCCCGGGCCCGGGCGGCGTGGGCCCGCCCCGACCGGCTCCGCGTCGGCGCGCGCGACCATCGACGGATCGTCCGAACCCTCGTGCGCGACGGCCGTTGGACGGACGAACAGGAGGTGCGCGCGCGACTGCGCGGTCGGCTGCCCTGGCCGGAAGCAGGGAACTTTCCGGTCCCCGAGCCACCTCCGGCCGACGAAGGGCTCGAGGGACTGCCCCTCTTCTTCGACGGGCGGCCCGGTCCGGTCGCGATCGCCGCGGCGCTCGGCGGTTGGGAGCTGCTGGAGCTGCGAGCGGCCGGCGGCATCGAGCGCTCGCTCGGTGTGATCCCGGCCCCGGATCGGCCGCCGCCGCTCCACGCCACGGGCCGGGAGCTCCTCGAGGCGTACCTCCGCTACTGGCTCGAGCGGGACGCGCTGTTCGGGACGGCACTGCTCGCGGCCGCGCAGGCCGGTGACGGAAGCGTCGAAGAATGGGTGGCCGAAGACCTTCGGGCGATCGGCGCGCTCGTGCTCGCCCGGGCGGACGTGCGGGCGCGCGGGCGGCGGGGGGACCCCGGTCCGCTCACGGCCGACGACATCGCCGACGGCATCCGCGCGAGCGACCTCGAGCTGCTCGACCGGCCGACCTGGGGCGACCGGCTCTAG
- a CDS encoding acetoin utilization protein AcuC: MVWDPRFRHYDLGPDHPFSERSRALAVDLLETTLAERAAPPVDWMRAVSPASREVLERFHDAAYLDFVERASGEETTVALDAGDTPSFPGCYEEAGRIVSGAERALDWVLHHDRPAFHPAGGLHHAHPERASGFCIFNDVAVAIATAVAAGRRVAYLDIDAHHGDGVMYGFYASGRVLDIDFHQDGRTLFPGTGFPRESGTGDGAGLKANLPLAPLSGDEALLPLFHRVVPPLLRSFRPEVIVLQHGVDGHLGDALAHLQYSPDAYAEIDASTIELARELCQGRLLVTGGGGYRPDAVARVLARAGLLLADAKPPAGTDPVPPAWRDRYRAEIGASPPRTWADPEEPSPSRWRPEHTVKLVAELESSLGVHFPPPDDP, from the coding sequence GTGGTCTGGGATCCCCGTTTCCGACACTACGACCTCGGCCCCGACCACCCGTTCAGCGAGCGCAGTCGCGCGCTCGCGGTCGACCTCCTCGAGACGACGCTCGCCGAGCGTGCCGCGCCGCCGGTCGATTGGATGCGGGCGGTCTCGCCCGCCTCGCGCGAGGTCCTCGAGCGGTTCCACGACGCCGCGTACCTCGATTTCGTGGAGCGAGCGAGCGGAGAGGAGACAACGGTCGCGCTCGATGCCGGCGACACGCCGTCGTTCCCGGGTTGCTACGAGGAGGCGGGTCGGATCGTCAGCGGCGCGGAACGGGCCCTCGACTGGGTGCTGCATCACGATCGCCCCGCGTTCCACCCGGCCGGCGGACTCCACCACGCGCATCCCGAGCGCGCGAGCGGATTCTGCATCTTCAACGACGTGGCCGTCGCGATCGCGACCGCCGTCGCCGCCGGTCGCCGGGTCGCCTACCTCGACATCGATGCCCATCACGGCGACGGCGTGATGTACGGCTTCTATGCCTCGGGTCGTGTCCTCGACATCGACTTCCACCAGGACGGCCGCACGCTGTTCCCCGGGACCGGCTTCCCCCGGGAGTCCGGGACCGGCGACGGCGCCGGCCTCAAGGCGAACCTCCCGCTCGCGCCGCTTTCGGGCGACGAGGCGCTCCTGCCGCTCTTCCACCGGGTGGTGCCCCCGCTCCTGCGATCGTTCCGTCCGGAGGTGATCGTGCTCCAGCACGGCGTGGACGGCCACCTCGGCGACGCGCTCGCTCACCTGCAGTACTCCCCGGACGCCTATGCCGAGATCGACGCCAGCACGATCGAGCTCGCGCGCGAGCTCTGCCAGGGCCGCCTCCTCGTCACCGGAGGCGGAGGCTATCGGCCGGACGCGGTGGCCCGGGTGCTCGCGCGGGCCGGGCTGTTGCTCGCGGACGCGAAGCCGCCCGCGGGCACCGATCCGGTGCCGCCGGCCTGGCGGGATCGGTACCGGGCCGAGATCGGGGCGTCGCCGCCTCGCACGTGGGCCGATCCGGAGGAGCCGTCGCCGTCGCGCTGGCGACCGGAGCACACCGTGAAGCTCGTAGCCGAGCTGGAGTCGTCGCTCGGCGTGCACTTCCCGCCGCCGGACGACCCGTAG
- the infB gene encoding translation initiation factor IF-2, which yields MSELREPIVSLLGHVDHGKTTLLDRIAGSVRASKEAGGITQHIGAIEVPGATVRRLCEGILRTEQLSVPGLLFVDTPGHRSFETLRRRGGALADLAILVIDVREGVMPQTRESIQILRHEKTPFAIALTKIDLLSGWRKPAGPVHLTEQIAKSPEFSKTLDQRLYAIAEQLDQLGFSGERYDRVSDFTRNVGLVPVSAKTGVGVPELIALLVGLSQRFLKEELALVTGGGEATILERSDQKGVGPVGNVIVYKGRLAVGDEIVVTGRSEPFSTRVRGIYRPVPLKPGTASKQVKLRSLEEVVAAAGVYLAAPGVEDAMPGGLLKVVRSEEDAAAARSELAQEAQPVAELAESGVALCADALGGLEALAFECRENKIPVHEASVGPVSRPTIMRVADVKDPSHRAVLAFNVAVLPDAQPEGEAGAVRVFRSDVMYRLIDEYSRWRDERLRELRAQRRLELAHPAKIEILAGFIFRASKPAIVGIRVVGGTIRPGVRLMKPDGTEIGVLKALQKDGDSVPQAEENAELAASIDGAVVGRNVREGDQLLVSIPESVARVLRGQELTPRESEILEEVARIHRPAHPFWGQ from the coding sequence GTGTCGGAGCTGCGCGAGCCGATCGTCTCACTGCTGGGGCACGTCGACCACGGCAAGACGACCCTGCTCGACCGGATCGCCGGGAGCGTGCGCGCCTCGAAGGAGGCCGGCGGGATCACCCAGCACATCGGTGCGATCGAGGTCCCGGGGGCGACGGTGCGCCGCCTCTGCGAGGGGATCCTGCGTACCGAGCAGCTGTCGGTCCCCGGCCTACTGTTCGTCGACACGCCGGGCCACCGCTCGTTCGAGACCCTGCGTCGCCGCGGCGGCGCGCTCGCCGACCTCGCGATCCTGGTGATCGATGTGCGCGAAGGCGTGATGCCCCAGACCCGCGAGTCGATCCAGATCCTGCGCCACGAGAAGACGCCGTTCGCGATCGCGCTGACCAAGATCGACCTGCTCAGCGGTTGGCGCAAGCCGGCGGGGCCGGTGCACCTCACCGAGCAGATCGCGAAGTCGCCGGAGTTCTCGAAGACGCTCGACCAGCGGCTCTACGCGATCGCCGAGCAGCTCGACCAGCTCGGCTTCTCGGGCGAGCGGTACGATCGGGTGAGCGACTTCACGCGCAACGTGGGGCTCGTGCCGGTCTCGGCCAAGACCGGCGTCGGCGTCCCGGAGCTGATCGCGCTCCTCGTGGGTCTCTCCCAGCGGTTCCTGAAGGAAGAGCTCGCGCTCGTCACGGGAGGCGGGGAGGCGACCATCCTGGAGCGGAGCGACCAGAAGGGCGTCGGCCCCGTCGGCAACGTGATCGTCTACAAGGGGCGCCTCGCGGTCGGCGACGAGATCGTCGTCACCGGCCGCAGCGAGCCGTTCTCGACCCGGGTGCGGGGGATCTACCGGCCGGTGCCCCTCAAGCCGGGCACCGCCTCCAAGCAGGTGAAGTTGCGCTCGCTCGAGGAGGTCGTGGCCGCCGCCGGGGTCTACCTCGCCGCGCCGGGAGTCGAGGACGCGATGCCCGGTGGCCTATTGAAGGTCGTCCGCAGCGAGGAGGACGCCGCGGCGGCCCGCTCCGAGCTCGCGCAGGAGGCCCAGCCGGTGGCGGAGCTGGCGGAGAGCGGGGTCGCGCTCTGCGCGGACGCGCTCGGCGGACTCGAGGCCCTCGCCTTCGAGTGCCGGGAGAACAAGATCCCGGTCCACGAGGCGTCGGTGGGTCCGGTGTCGCGCCCCACGATCATGCGCGTCGCGGACGTCAAGGACCCGTCGCATCGGGCGGTCCTCGCCTTCAACGTCGCGGTCCTTCCTGACGCCCAGCCGGAGGGAGAGGCCGGCGCGGTCCGCGTCTTCCGCAGCGACGTGATGTACCGCCTGATCGACGAGTACAGCCGCTGGCGCGACGAGCGGCTGCGGGAGCTCCGGGCACAGCGCCGGCTCGAGCTCGCGCATCCGGCGAAGATCGAGATCCTCGCCGGCTTCATCTTCCGGGCGTCGAAGCCGGCGATCGTCGGGATCCGCGTCGTCGGGGGCACGATCCGTCCGGGCGTGCGCCTCATGAAGCCGGACGGCACGGAGATCGGCGTCCTCAAGGCGCTGCAGAAGGACGGTGATTCGGTACCCCAGGCCGAGGAGAACGCCGAGCTGGCCGCGTCGATCGACGGCGCCGTGGTCGGCCGCAACGTGCGCGAGGGCGATCAGCTGCTGGTCTCGATACCGGAGTCGGTGGCCCGCGTGCTGCGGGGTCAGGAGCTCACGCCCCGCGAGTCGGAGATCCTCGAGGAGGTCGCGCGGATCCACCGCCCGGCCCACCCGTTCTGGGGTCAGTAG